A portion of the Podospora pseudoanserina strain CBS 124.78 chromosome 2, whole genome shotgun sequence genome contains these proteins:
- the GST2 gene encoding Glutathione S-transferase 2 (COG:O; EggNog:ENOG503NZ93) — protein sequence MTDPSPSMQRISQLASHLTKTHPKTFLRNFTSKMASNNSNIHLYTVGTPNGIKVSILLEELGLPYKVTPISFSKNEQKEPWFLEINPNGRIPALTDTLPDGTPISLFESGSIMQYLVDRYDTEHKVSYPRGSKEGYEVNNWLHWQMGGLGPMQGQANHFFRYAPEKIQYGIDRYQNETRRLYSVMERQLEKGDYLVGDRATIADFACWGWVAAHHWAGVSLDEFPKLEAWLHRLLERPGVEKGRHVPSPHTAFDMKNKSEEELEKEAEKSKAWVQAGMKADAKK from the exons ATGACTgacccctccccatcaatgCAGCGCATTTCCCAGCTCGCCTCCCACTTGACCAAGACTCATCCCAAAACTTTCTTACGGAACTTTACATCCAAGATGGCGTcgaacaacagcaacatccacCTTTACACTGTTGGTACACCCAACGGAATCAAGGTGTCCATCCTTCTCGAAGAACTTGGGTTGCCTTACAAGGTGACGCCCATTTCTTTTAGTAAGAATGAGCAGAAG GAGCCTTGGTTCTTGGAAATCAACCCCAATGGGCGGATTCCTGCCCTGACGGACACCCTCCCGGATGGCACACCGATTAGCCTTTTTGAGAGCGGGAGTATCATGCAGTATTTGGTGGATAGGTATGATACCGAGCACAAGGTTTCGTACCCCAGGGGGAGTAAGGAGGGGTATGAGGTGAATAATTGGCTGCATTGGCAGATGGGGGGGCTAG GGCCTATGCAAGGTCAGGCAAACCACTTCTTCCGGTATGCCCCCGAGAAGATCCAGTACGGGATTGATCGGTATCAGAATGAGACGAGACGGCTGTATTCGGTGATGGAGAGGCAGCTTGAGAAGGGTGATTATTTGGTGGGGGATCGGGCTACGATTGCGGATTTTgcttgttgggggtgggtggctgCTCATCACTGGGCTGGGGTGAGTCTGGATGAGTTTCCCAAGCTGGAGGCGTGGCTGCATAGGTTGTTGGAGAGACCCggggtggagaaggggaggcaTGTGCCGAGTCCGCATACGGCTTTTGATATGAAGAATaagagtgaggaggagctggagaaggaggcggagaagagcaaggctTGGGTGCAGGCGGGGATGAAGGCTGATGCTAAGAAgtga